A genomic segment from Saprospiraceae bacterium encodes:
- a CDS encoding DUF2339 domain-containing protein, producing the protein MNEDHQKIDELYTRLKTLSQQQEHFRREIDTIKHELNKLKAKTAYRSAALDSSSLISHEPQPIPVPIVEAKTAYEEAIPLADIPSQKQRGGLEKYIGENLFSKLGIAIIVIGVGIGAKFAIDNELISPLMRVVFGYLVGLGLLGFAVKLKADYHRYSAVLMSGAMAIFYFMTYVSHSFYGFMPAVLAFSLMVAITGMTVMAAIYYKEQVIALIGQVGAYSIPFLLSDGSDNMQLFFTYVAIINVGILLVAFKQYWKTLYGMTFLLTWLFFSAWCLFGFEAKREFWMAFSFNTIYFLLFYITFLAYKLVREEQYVLSDVFLVLVNSFVFFGLGYFLWEGHPSGGKYLGAFALLNGLLHLGVGVLIYLNQKADRNILILVSGLVVLFFTLAVPIQLDGNWVTLVWMGEALLLFSLGRIRKAPIYEKLAYPMLLLAFFSLMEDWNSAYTFSLYGEGASFSPLLNIGFYTSFLCAVGYGLVQWVNTQKKYPFPFQDSSIWALASKFMIPTLLLLVAYNTFGFEISQFWGHKIRLLRNREEANLQISDLYQFALVWRLVYSLAFLGLLSLINYNWIKSKVLGYVNLILNVVGVLAFLTTGLYALGNLWDTYYQATVYPKGMIYVWIRYFAFLPLGLVVYASYKYVNSSFLDVKLKIPFDIAFHSITLWVLSSEWLNWGTTFQMGQSYKLGLSILWGSYSLLLIILGIWKKKVHLRVGAILLFGMTLIKLFFYDMANLGTLPKTIVFIALGILLLVISFLYNKYRQVLFGEEA; encoded by the coding sequence ATGAATGAAGACCACCAGAAGATAGATGAGCTGTATACTAGGCTGAAAACTTTGAGCCAACAGCAGGAGCATTTCAGGAGAGAAATTGACACGATAAAACATGAGCTAAATAAGCTAAAAGCCAAAACGGCCTACCGTTCAGCTGCGCTTGATTCCTCCTCTCTTATTAGTCATGAACCTCAACCCATTCCAGTTCCTATCGTTGAGGCCAAAACGGCATACGAGGAAGCGATTCCCTTGGCAGACATCCCTTCTCAAAAGCAAAGAGGCGGATTAGAAAAATATATTGGAGAAAACCTCTTTAGTAAACTAGGGATCGCCATTATTGTGATAGGTGTGGGGATCGGTGCCAAATTTGCTATTGATAATGAGCTGATTAGTCCGTTGATGCGTGTTGTTTTTGGTTATTTGGTGGGTTTGGGGCTATTGGGATTTGCTGTAAAATTGAAGGCAGATTACCATCGATATAGTGCGGTGTTGATGAGTGGTGCGATGGCGATTTTCTATTTTATGACTTATGTAAGCCATAGTTTTTATGGTTTTATGCCTGCTGTATTGGCATTCAGCCTAATGGTCGCTATTACCGGGATGACGGTGATGGCAGCCATTTATTACAAAGAACAAGTAATTGCTTTGATAGGGCAAGTTGGTGCCTATTCGATCCCTTTTTTGTTAAGTGATGGATCTGATAATATGCAGTTGTTTTTCACCTATGTTGCCATTATCAACGTAGGAATTTTATTAGTGGCATTTAAGCAATACTGGAAGACTTTATATGGTATGACTTTTTTGCTTACTTGGTTGTTCTTTTCTGCGTGGTGCCTCTTTGGTTTCGAAGCAAAAAGAGAATTTTGGATGGCTTTTTCCTTTAATACGATTTACTTTTTACTTTTCTACATTACCTTTCTAGCCTACAAATTGGTAAGAGAAGAGCAATATGTTCTATCAGATGTTTTTTTGGTTCTAGTTAATTCCTTTGTATTTTTTGGCTTAGGTTATTTTCTTTGGGAAGGGCACCCTTCAGGTGGCAAATACTTGGGCGCTTTTGCGTTGTTAAATGGCCTTTTGCATTTAGGTGTGGGCGTATTGATCTATCTCAACCAGAAAGCTGATCGCAATATTTTGATTTTAGTATCGGGTTTGGTGGTGTTGTTTTTTACGCTGGCTGTCCCTATCCAATTGGATGGTAATTGGGTGACGTTGGTGTGGATGGGAGAAGCGCTTTTGCTTTTCAGTTTAGGTCGGATACGAAAAGCACCTATCTATGAAAAACTAGCCTATCCCATGCTTCTGCTGGCTTTTTTTAGTTTGATGGAGGATTGGAATTCGGCTTATACTTTTTCGTTATATGGCGAAGGAGCCTCGTTTTCTCCGCTTTTAAACATCGGATTTTATACTTCGTTTTTGTGTGCGGTAGGATACGGCCTTGTACAATGGGTAAATACTCAAAAGAAATACCCCTTTCCTTTTCAAGACAGCAGTATTTGGGCCCTAGCCTCAAAATTTATGATTCCGACCTTGCTTTTATTGGTAGCCTACAACACCTTTGGTTTTGAAATCAGTCAGTTTTGGGGGCACAAAATTCGCCTTTTGCGAAATCGGGAGGAGGCAAATCTACAAATTTCGGATCTGTACCAATTTGCGTTGGTTTGGCGTTTAGTTTATTCCTTGGCATTTTTAGGCCTTTTGTCATTAATCAATTACAATTGGATCAAAAGCAAAGTACTCGGGTATGTCAACCTGATCTTGAATGTGGTAGGCGTACTGGCATTTCTAACGACTGGATTATATGCTTTGGGTAACCTTTGGGATACCTATTACCAGGCTACGGTTTATCCCAAGGGAATGATTTATGTATGGATTAGGTATTTTGCCTTCTTGCCGCTCGGACTTGTCGTTTATGCCAGTTATAAATATGTAAATAGTTCCTTTTTGGATGTTAAATTGAAGATTCCTTTTGATATCGCCTTTCATAGCATCACCTTGTGGGTATTGAGTAGTGAATGGCTTAATTGGGGGACTACTTTTCAAATGGGCCAATCCTATAAGTTAGGGCTAAGCATCCTTTGGGGAAGCTATTCCCTTTTGTTGATCATCCTGGGCATTTGGAAAAAAAAGGTCCATTTGCGAGTGGGAGCCATACTGCTATTTGGAATGACTTTAATCAAGTTGTTTTTCTACGATATGGCGAACCTGGGTACTTTACCCAAAACCATCGTTTTCATTGCTTTGGGCATCTTATTGTTGGTCATTTCCTTTTTGTATAATAAGTACCGGCAAGTGCTTTTCGGGGAAGAGGCGTAG
- a CDS encoding nuclear transport factor 2 family protein — protein sequence MKKITTSLLLLSLILIACDGGEPASKPFDPAQEEQAFREALQVHLNAVNEKDLTTLDGTMSEAQGMYLILPQTEPTTTKKAFMDMHEEWFEDTSWTFETKILDTEIAENLGIAIVDVMYKEPERNGKPYFNHMIVSYALKKIEGKWYIIKDHASSIEKTEN from the coding sequence ATGAAAAAAATAACCACTAGTTTATTGCTGCTCAGCCTAATCTTGATTGCATGTGACGGAGGAGAACCTGCAAGTAAACCATTCGATCCAGCACAAGAGGAGCAAGCTTTCAGGGAAGCCCTGCAAGTGCACCTCAATGCCGTCAATGAAAAAGACCTTACAACCCTGGATGGCACCATGTCTGAGGCACAAGGAATGTACCTAATCCTTCCCCAGACCGAACCAACTACGACCAAGAAGGCATTTATGGACATGCACGAAGAATGGTTTGAGGATACTAGCTGGACTTTTGAAACCAAAATATTGGACACAGAAATTGCAGAAAACCTGGGGATAGCCATTGTTGATGTCATGTACAAAGAGCCGGAAAGAAATGGCAAGCCCTATTTCAATCATATGATTGTAAGTTATGCCCTCAAAAAAATAGAAGGGAAATGGTATATTATCAAAGACCATGCTAGCTCTATCGAAAAAACGGAGAATTAA
- a CDS encoding YwbE family protein, with protein sequence MDGRKRNDVKIGQLVEVVQKHHQRTGELTEGIVKAILTNASTHPHGIKVRLDTGEVGRVKNIIPEDDD encoded by the coding sequence ATGGACGGACGGAAAAGAAACGATGTCAAGATTGGCCAATTGGTCGAGGTGGTGCAAAAACACCATCAACGGACAGGAGAGCTGACAGAAGGTATTGTCAAAGCCATTTTGACGAATGCAAGCACACATCCACATGGTATTAAGGTAAGATTAGATACAGGGGAAGTTGGACGGGTTAAAAATATTATTCCTGAAGACGATGATTAA
- a CDS encoding methylated-DNA--[protein]-cysteine S-methyltransferase gives MANTLSFEDKYEVLVKRDATFAGVFYIAVKTTGIFCRPGCTARTPKPENVTFYNTAHEAILHGFRPCRVCKPEEEIGRTPPYIQAILRELSDKPFQKIKDWDLRQRGIEPSQIRRWFKKHHNMTFHSYQRLLRINDAFTKISNGESITHTAYDIGFESLSGFNDSFRAAFDKAPSQASGQTVIQIVRFTTPLGPMFGCATEKGVCLAEFTDRPMLETEFKDLKKRLNAVILPGENPHLKQLQTELAEYFKGERKAFTIPLHTPGSDFNQAVWALLQTIPFGEIRSYKAQAELLGNPKAVRAVGRANGLNKISIVIPCHRVLGTDGSLVGYGGGLARKRWLLDFEREHAYIFKKN, from the coding sequence ATGGCAAATACGTTAAGTTTTGAGGACAAATACGAGGTGCTTGTCAAAAGAGACGCTACTTTTGCTGGCGTATTTTACATTGCGGTAAAGACAACGGGTATCTTTTGCCGCCCCGGCTGTACGGCTCGTACTCCTAAGCCCGAAAATGTTACCTTCTACAATACGGCGCATGAGGCCATTTTGCATGGATTCAGGCCATGCAGAGTTTGTAAACCGGAAGAAGAAATAGGTCGTACGCCCCCTTATATCCAGGCCATTCTCCGAGAACTATCTGACAAGCCCTTTCAAAAGATCAAAGATTGGGATTTAAGGCAGCGAGGTATTGAACCTAGTCAGATTCGGCGTTGGTTCAAAAAGCATCACAATATGACTTTTCATTCTTACCAACGCTTGTTGCGCATCAATGATGCCTTTACCAAAATTTCCAATGGAGAATCGATTACCCATACGGCCTACGATATTGGTTTTGAATCCTTAAGTGGTTTCAATGATTCCTTTCGCGCTGCTTTTGACAAGGCGCCTTCCCAAGCCTCCGGTCAAACTGTCATCCAGATCGTGCGTTTTACCACCCCTCTTGGACCCATGTTTGGCTGCGCCACAGAGAAAGGTGTTTGCCTGGCAGAGTTTACCGATCGGCCCATGTTGGAAACCGAATTTAAAGATTTGAAAAAGAGATTGAATGCGGTGATATTGCCAGGCGAAAATCCACACCTCAAGCAATTGCAAACAGAATTAGCTGAATATTTCAAAGGGGAACGAAAAGCCTTTACCATTCCTTTGCATACGCCAGGATCGGATTTCAACCAGGCCGTATGGGCCTTGCTACAAACGATTCCTTTTGGGGAGATTCGATCCTATAAAGCGCAGGCCGAGCTTTTGGGAAACCCTAAAGCTGTAAGGGCAGTAGGTAGAGCCAATGGTCTCAATAAGATTTCGATTGTTATTCCCTGCCACCGGGTTTTAGGAACAGATGGTTCCTTAGTAGGCTACGGCGGAGGCCTTGCCCGAAAGCGCTGGCTACTGGATTTTGAACGGGAACACGCATACATATTCAAAAAAAACTGA
- a CDS encoding Stf0 family sulfotransferase translates to MESNLFYTIWFSQRNGSSLLCEGLKSTGIAGVPEELFNAPAGTSLLDHFQVANYQDLQQVLWQKGRTPNRVCGIKVNAPRKEHDPIMEQLKHLSGLATANPTHFEIWNNLFPGGKHIFMTRRNKIRQAVSWWKAIVTQEWHRKAGAKRCYDPNAIRDRYDFAAIHHLLLETSLREAKIQDMLDQAQAVALTLVYEDFIRHYEQSIREVISFLGIQAEGFSVEPPFYHRLADDLSDEWTERFRKELQQDWAEMIW, encoded by the coding sequence ATGGAATCCAATCTATTTTATACCATCTGGTTTAGCCAAAGAAACGGTAGCAGCTTGTTATGTGAGGGTTTGAAATCAACGGGCATAGCAGGCGTTCCGGAAGAATTATTTAATGCCCCGGCGGGCACCTCACTCCTAGACCATTTTCAAGTAGCAAATTACCAAGACCTCCAGCAAGTGCTTTGGCAGAAAGGGCGGACACCCAACAGGGTATGTGGAATTAAAGTAAACGCACCCAGAAAGGAACATGATCCAATTATGGAACAGCTCAAGCATCTATCTGGCCTTGCTACCGCTAATCCAACTCATTTTGAAATTTGGAACAACCTTTTCCCGGGGGGCAAGCACATCTTTATGACACGGCGTAATAAAATTCGGCAGGCTGTGAGTTGGTGGAAGGCGATTGTTACCCAGGAATGGCATCGGAAAGCAGGAGCGAAACGCTGTTACGATCCAAATGCTATTCGAGATCGGTACGATTTTGCCGCCATCCATCACCTTTTGCTAGAAACGAGTCTTCGGGAAGCCAAGATTCAGGATATGCTGGATCAGGCACAAGCAGTTGCGCTCACCTTGGTCTATGAAGATTTTATTCGACATTATGAACAAAGCATTCGGGAGGTTATTTCTTTTTTAGGGATACAAGCAGAGGGCTTTTCGGTTGAACCACCCTTCTACCATCGTTTAGCAGATGACTTATCCGATGAATGGACGGAGCGCTTCAGAAAGGAACTCCAACAGGATTGGGCAGAAATGATTTGGTAA
- a CDS encoding VOC family protein, which produces MSNSFLGLRTCIYKVNDMDKAKTWYSKAFGVEPYFDEPFYIGFNVAGFELGLQPGEETYEQKVDTVITYWGVEDIRQKFSELIALGAKEHEPPTNVGGELMVATVLDPWGNILGVIYNPEFAG; this is translated from the coding sequence ATGAGTAATTCTTTTTTAGGCCTTAGAACCTGTATTTACAAGGTAAACGATATGGATAAAGCCAAAACCTGGTATAGCAAGGCTTTTGGCGTGGAACCATACTTTGATGAACCTTTTTATATTGGGTTTAATGTCGCTGGTTTTGAATTGGGCCTGCAGCCAGGGGAGGAGACTTATGAGCAAAAGGTGGATACGGTAATCACCTACTGGGGAGTGGAAGATATTCGACAAAAGTTTAGTGAATTAATCGCCTTAGGTGCAAAAGAGCATGAACCACCGACCAACGTTGGTGGCGAACTGATGGTGGCGACCGTCCTCGATCCTTGGGGGAATATTTTGGGGGTGATTTATAATCCTGAATTTGCAGGATGA